The genomic region TCGAACAGTAAAAGATATATTATTAATGCCAACTTTTGAAGTTAAATTTGAAACTTCAAGTAATACTTTTCCTTTTTCAATTTTCTTATAAGGGAATTGTTCTTCAATTGTTCTTCCAACCATCATTGCGATTAATTTATTGTTGTCAATTTCTTTTATTAAAGCATTTCCAGCATATTTACCATCTCTTAAAACTTCAACTCTATCACATATTGCAAATATTTCTTCCATCCTGTGAGATATATAAATGATTGCTATACCTTTCTTTTTTAAATTTTCTATGACTTTAAAGAGGTTTTGAGTTTCAATTTTTGTTAAAGCAGTTGTTGGTTCATCCATTATTATAATTCTTGCATTTTTAGTTAAAGCTTTTGCGATTTCAACCATTTGTTTTTCACCAACATTGATACTACTTACTAATTTATTTGGATCTAAGTTGCATCCTATTTGATCTAAAAATAATATGCTTCTTTCAACCAATAGCTTTTTATTTATCTTCTTTGTAAATTTATTAAATTTTTCATTTCCAAGAAAAATGTTTTCAGCGATAGTTAAATTATTAATAAGACTCATTTCTTGATGTATTATTGTTACACCATATTCTTCAGCAGATTTTATATTTTTGATATGAGCTTCTTCACCTTCAATAAAAATTTTTCCTTCATCTTTTTGATAAACTCCGCTTAATATTTTCATCAATGTTGATTTACCAGCACCATTTTCTCCCATTAAAGCAGTTACTTCTCCTTTATAGGCAGTTATGTTTATATTGTCTAGTGCCTTAACACCAGGGAATATTTTAGAAACACCTTCCATTTTTAACATTGGGATTCGTGTATTCATAGTTAAACCTTCCTTTTAATTAAAATACAACTCCTGATTTTAAAATTATATTTGCATATGGTGTTTGTTCTCCCGTTCTGATTACAGCCTTACATTCTTTTAAATTCGTTTTGAATATTTCATGAGATACAAATGTTATTTTGGCATTTCCAATCAAATTTTTAATTTCGTTAAATATTTTTGGGCTTGTCTCTTCTGTTTCTTTAGCTATTATGATTTCTTCAATTTCTAATTCTGTAAGAGTAGTTTTTAAGGTATCTAAAAAACTTGGAATTCCTTTGGTTAATGCTAGAT from Candidatus Arthromitus sp. SFB-mouse-Japan harbors:
- the rbsD gene encoding D-ribose pyranase — translated: MKKTCLLNNSISSVISKMGHTDMIAIGDCGLPIPKETKRIDLALTKGIPSFLDTLKTTLTELEIEEIIIAKETEETSPKIFNEIKNLIGNAKITFVSHEIFKTNLKECKAVIRTGEQTPYANIILKSGVVF